A single genomic interval of Lucilia cuprina isolate Lc7/37 chromosome 2, ASM2204524v1, whole genome shotgun sequence harbors:
- the LOC124420782 gene encoding protein catecholamines up-like: protein MFKIKNESANKCIFLKKLALTLLILLVIFSLPTFCTSHSHSNENPSFKYSREANENFGKKGSDYNEHHKHIHHDHNGHGQHIYSHATKQQNMQKQDMTEIWLYSMGSTLFISAVPFLLLFIIPLDNSNEMRPRLKVLLAFASGGLLGDAFLHLIPHAANPHHSHGHSHDSSHGHSHDSSEAHDHDHSKDTAIGLWVLAGIIAFLTVEKLVRLLKGDENFSHGHSHGPIKNKSKEVKKNTEKTIEKSNKSNTKQKEETVEISGYLNLAADFAHNFTDGLAIGASFLARPAIVRSSVQTQWVTALVKYFY from the exons atgtttaaaattaaaaatgaaagtgcgaataaatgcatttttttaaagaaattggcTTTGACGTTGTTAATTTTACTTGTAATATTTTCATTGCCTACTTTTTGCACGAGTCACAGCCACAGCAATGAAAATCCAAGTTTTAAGTACTCCCGTGAAGCCAATGAGAACTTTGGAAAGAAAGGAAGTGACTATAATGAACATCACAAACATATTCATCATGATCATAATGGACACGGTCAACATATATATTCACATGCTACAAAAcagcaaaatatgcaaaaacagG atATGACTGAAATTTGGTTGTATTCGATGGGGTCGACTTTATTTATTAGTGCTGTCCCATTTTTGCTTCTATTTATTATTCCACTGGATAACAGTAATGAGATGCGACCACGTCTCAAAGTTCTATTAGCTTTTGCATCTGGAGGTCTGTTGGGTGACGCATTCTTGCACTTAATTCCACACGCTGCGAATCCACACCATAGTCATGGACATTCTCATGACAGTTCCCATGGTCATTCTCATGATAGTAGTGAAGCCCATGATCATGACCATAGTAAAGATACTGCAATAGGATTATGGGTTTTAGCTGGTATTATTGCATTTCTTACAGTAGAAAAGTTGGTACGTTTGTTGAAAGGAGATGAGAATTTCAGCCATGGACATAGTCACGGgcctattaaaaataaatccaaggaagtaaaaaaaaatactgagaagactatagaaaaatcaaacaaaagtaacacaaaacaaaaagaagagaCGGTAGAAATATCGGGATATTTAAATCTGGCAGCAGATTTTGCTCACAATTTTACGGATGGTCTTGCAATTGGAGCTTCATTTTTAGCTCGACCAGCAATCGTGAGGTCTTCGGTTCAAACCCAGTGGGTTACggctttagttaaatatttctaCTAA